The Lactuca sativa cultivar Salinas chromosome 2, Lsat_Salinas_v11, whole genome shotgun sequence genome includes a window with the following:
- the LOC128132356 gene encoding uncharacterized protein LOC128132356, giving the protein MSEPSQLMTENTRSDLYVALLVLSQGKKWVLLYSTWRHGISLSTLYRRSNLCPGLSLLVVGDRKGGVFGGLVEAPLKPSTKKRYQGSNDTFVFTNTPGRPVIYRPTGVNRYFTLCSIEYLALGGGNHFALYLDSDLLNGSSLSSETYGNSCLSHTQEFEVKEIEVLSLTYFCKNYIFGPRVWLILFNLGPTKFSCKFDRYLRFL; this is encoded by the exons ATGTCAGAACCTTCACAACTTATGACAGAAAATACACGTTCTGATCTTTATGTTGCACTCCTTGTTCTCAGTCAAGGAAAGAAATGGGTCTTACTATATAG TACATGGAGGCATGGCATATCTCTTTCAACCTTATATAGAAGAAGCAATCTTTGCCCTGGGTTAAGTCTACTG GTTGTTGGAGATCGTAAAGGTGGAGTGTTTGGTGGTTTAGTTGAGGCACCTTTGAAACCATCAACAAAGAAAAGATACCAG GGATCGAATGATACATTTGTGTTTACAAATACACCAGGGCGTCCTGTTATATATCGCCCCACAG GGGTGAACCGGTATTTTACTCTTTGTTCAATTGAGTATTTAGCGCTTGGTGGGGGAAATCATTTTGCATTGTATCTCGATAGTGACTT ATTGAATGGGTCAAGTTTGTCCTCAGAAACTTATGGTAACTCTTGTTTGTCACACACCCAAGAATTTGAAGTGAAGGAAATTGAGGTGCTTTCTCTCACTTATTTttgcaaaaattacatttttggtcctcgaGTATGGCTGATTTTGTTCAATTTGGGTCCTACAAAATTCTCTTGCAAATTTGATCGTTATTTGAGGTTTTTGTAA